One part of the Thermoanaerobacterium sp. CMT5567-10 genome encodes these proteins:
- the splB gene encoding spore photoproduct lyase gives MFIPRRIIFEKNAIDYEIGHNIYNFFKDKKEVEIIEMKGNRIKGHIPGDNLRDYYKEGKNTLVVGIKKKLDFQSCKPSANYQLPLLSGCVGKCQYCYLNTNLSERPYIKVNVNIDDIFMWANDYIEARKPEKTIFEGSATSDPVPVEPYTNILKSAIEFFGKSQNGRFRFVTKFTDIETLLNIEHNGHTEVRFSLNAEKVINEYEKRTPSLDKRLEASIKIIESGYPMGFLIAPVFLYDNWQKDYKELLFKIKESIPEKTAYPITFEIISHRYTAKAKSAISEIFPENTLPMNDEERVCKFGQFGYKKFMYKNDEIKEMKQFFTNEIKSIFADNVIKYII, from the coding sequence ATGTTTATTCCTAGGCGTATTATTTTTGAAAAGAATGCTATAGACTATGAAATAGGACACAATATATACAATTTTTTTAAAGACAAAAAAGAAGTTGAGATTATAGAAATGAAAGGAAATAGGATAAAAGGACATATACCAGGAGACAATTTGCGAGATTATTATAAAGAAGGGAAAAATACTTTGGTTGTGGGCATAAAGAAAAAACTTGATTTTCAATCGTGTAAGCCATCAGCTAATTATCAGCTACCTCTTCTATCAGGCTGTGTAGGGAAATGTCAATATTGTTATCTTAATACAAATTTAAGTGAGAGGCCATACATAAAGGTTAATGTAAACATAGATGACATATTTATGTGGGCTAACGATTATATTGAAGCAAGGAAACCTGAAAAGACAATTTTTGAAGGTTCGGCAACATCAGATCCCGTGCCAGTAGAACCATATACCAACATTCTAAAATCTGCGATAGAATTTTTCGGCAAAAGCCAAAATGGAAGATTTAGATTTGTCACGAAGTTTACAGATATAGAAACACTGCTTAATATTGAGCATAATGGACATACAGAAGTGAGATTCAGCTTAAATGCAGAGAAAGTAATAAACGAGTATGAAAAAAGGACTCCATCATTGGATAAAAGATTGGAAGCCAGCATAAAAATAATTGAATCAGGCTATCCTATGGGTTTTTTAATAGCACCTGTTTTTTTATACGATAATTGGCAAAAAGATTATAAAGAACTATTATTTAAAATAAAGGAAAGTATACCTGAAAAAACTGCATATCCAATAACATTTGAAATTATCTCGCACAGATACACAGCAAAAGCCAAAAGTGCCATATCAGAGATTTTTCCTGAAAATACGTTGCCTATGAATGATGAAGAAAGGGTTTGTAAATTCGGCCAATTTGGCTACAAAAAATTTATGTACAAAAATGATGAGATAAAAGAAATGAAACAATTTTTTACAAATGAAATAAAGTCAATATTCGCTGACAATGTCATTAAATATATAATATGA
- the efeU gene encoding iron uptake transporter permease EfeU, with the protein MVGSFLITLREGIEAALILGIILGYLSKIGQNSLKKNVYYGVGYAFLLSILLAYIFKIFSVEFEGMAEQLFEGIVMLLAVVLITSMILWMQKQSKDLKGNLAREIDMVIENNSSWGIIAISFISVFREGVEIVLFLQASLTQSSAIVSFVGSTLGLMVAVILAYFIFKTSIKLDLKKFFKITGGLLIFISAGLLAQGIHELQEAHILPVIIEHLYDINGIINEKGTFGSFLKAMFGYNGNPSLLEVISYIVYIVGIGKLFFVSTAKDIEVNN; encoded by the coding sequence ATGGTAGGTAGTTTCTTAATAACTTTACGGGAAGGTATAGAAGCAGCATTGATTTTAGGTATTATACTTGGATATCTGTCTAAAATTGGGCAGAACTCTTTAAAAAAGAACGTATATTATGGAGTAGGATATGCTTTTTTATTAAGCATTCTTTTGGCATACATATTTAAAATTTTTTCAGTCGAATTTGAGGGTATGGCAGAACAGCTTTTTGAAGGAATTGTCATGCTACTGGCTGTAGTATTAATTACTTCAATGATTTTATGGATGCAAAAACAAAGTAAAGACTTGAAAGGAAATTTAGCAAGAGAAATTGACATGGTCATCGAAAACAACAGTTCATGGGGTATTATCGCTATTTCGTTTATTTCTGTGTTCAGGGAAGGAGTAGAGATTGTTTTATTTTTGCAAGCAAGCCTGACACAAAGCAGTGCTATAGTATCGTTTGTCGGCTCAACTTTAGGCCTTATGGTTGCAGTTATATTAGCTTATTTTATTTTTAAGACATCCATTAAATTAGATCTTAAAAAGTTCTTTAAGATTACAGGAGGACTGTTGATATTCATATCTGCAGGGTTACTTGCGCAGGGCATTCATGAATTACAGGAAGCACATATTTTACCGGTAATTATAGAGCATTTATATGATATTAATGGAATTATCAATGAAAAAGGAACATTTGGAAGCTTTTTAAAAGCTATGTTCGGCTATAATGGAAACCCATCATTATTGGAAGTAATATCATATATTGTTTATATTGTCGGTATAGGAAAATTATTTTTTGTCTCAACAGCAAAAGACATTGAAGTCAATAATTAA
- a CDS encoding ABC transporter permease: MAYIYLPISILIFFLLIPFISLIIKTPLNIIVAEITSSPAINALLLSIISSSVTVVITFLFGTPLAYYIAFKKGKISTFAEYLVDIPAVLPPAVAGIALLMAFGREGIIGKFLSSIGIQISFTVIAVILAQIFISSTYYIKVAYSSFMSVDRTIWEESQLIGVNDFKLMTAIYIPITKRFLITGLISTWARAIGEFGATIIFAGNLEGKTRTMPLAIYTAMQSDLNYALSLSVIMVMCSFIIIYLCRFMIKKDVDRS, translated from the coding sequence ATGGCGTATATTTATTTGCCTATATCAATTTTAATTTTTTTCTTATTAATACCTTTTATTTCGCTAATAATTAAAACTCCTTTAAATATAATAGTAGCTGAAATCACATCTAGTCCTGCAATCAATGCACTACTGCTCAGTATCATATCATCCAGTGTAACTGTCGTCATCACATTTTTATTTGGAACACCTCTTGCATACTATATTGCATTTAAAAAAGGAAAGATATCTACGTTTGCCGAATACCTTGTGGACATACCTGCAGTTTTACCACCTGCAGTTGCAGGAATTGCCCTTTTGATGGCATTTGGTAGAGAAGGCATCATAGGAAAATTTTTGAGTTCAATAGGCATACAAATATCATTTACAGTGATAGCCGTAATATTAGCGCAGATTTTCATATCATCAACATACTACATCAAAGTAGCTTATTCTTCATTTATGTCTGTCGATAGAACAATATGGGAAGAATCACAACTAATTGGTGTCAACGATTTTAAACTGATGACAGCAATATACATACCGATAACAAAGAGATTTCTCATAACTGGACTTATAAGCACATGGGCAAGAGCTATTGGCGAATTCGGAGCAACTATCATCTTTGCCGGCAATCTAGAGGGAAAGACGAGAACAATGCCGCTAGCCATATACACTGCAATGCAAAGTGACTTAAATTACGCTTTAAGCCTTTCTGTTATAATGGTCATGTGCTCTTTTATCATAATCTACCTTTGCAGGTTTATGATAAAAAAAGATGTTGACAGATCTTAA
- the modA gene encoding molybdate ABC transporter substrate-binding protein, whose translation MKDQKIILLILSIFLIILMVTGCDINASESSNKSLTVFVAASLKDSMDTVVKQFERLNPGVKIILNSAGSQTLRTQIEQGAYADIFISADERNMTPLYSENLVEAPKTLLYNKLIVIAYKDSSINSFMDIKNSGVKLALADESVPAGKYALDMLSKIDADYKGFKEATLRNVVTKEVTVTDVAQKVAMGEADAGIVYVTDAKPFSGKIKVINIPDKYNVIATYPAAIVKNTKYKTLSSKFLDFLLNGDGKKILKDYGFIMKG comes from the coding sequence ATGAAAGACCAAAAAATTATTTTGCTAATATTATCTATCTTTTTAATCATTTTAATGGTAACAGGATGCGATATAAATGCCAGTGAAAGCAGCAATAAATCCTTGACAGTTTTTGTTGCTGCAAGCTTAAAAGATTCTATGGATACAGTTGTCAAGCAGTTTGAAAGATTAAATCCGGGTGTAAAAATAATCTTAAATTCTGCTGGAAGCCAGACATTGAGGACGCAAATAGAACAAGGAGCATACGCTGACATATTTATTTCTGCTGATGAAAGAAACATGACGCCACTTTACAGCGAAAATCTTGTTGAGGCACCTAAAACATTATTATATAACAAGCTTATTGTCATCGCATATAAAGATAGCAGCATAAATAGCTTTATGGATATAAAAAACTCCGGAGTGAAATTAGCTCTTGCAGATGAATCTGTCCCTGCCGGTAAATATGCACTTGATATGCTGTCAAAAATCGATGCTGACTATAAAGGGTTCAAGGAAGCAACACTTAGAAATGTCGTTACAAAAGAAGTAACTGTTACAGATGTTGCACAAAAGGTTGCAATGGGTGAAGCAGACGCTGGCATTGTTTATGTAACTGATGCAAAGCCATTTTCTGGCAAAATAAAAGTTATTAACATACCTGATAAATACAATGTCATTGCAACATATCCTGCTGCTATCGTTAAAAATACTAAATACAAGACTTTATCGTCGAAATTTCTAGATTTTTTATTAAATGGAGATGGAAAGAAAATACTAAAGGATTACGGATTTATAATGAAAGGATAA
- a CDS encoding NifB/NifX family molybdenum-iron cluster-binding protein has product MMHRIAIASRDGKMVNEHFGHAKRFIIVDLYDDGNYFVREVRECINACGGDDFNDRMNIVIDKIKDCEAVFVCMIGNAAIMRLKERGIKAYVNPSFIEDVLKDYLINSVGGD; this is encoded by the coding sequence ATGATGCATAGAATTGCAATCGCATCAAGAGATGGCAAAATGGTTAACGAACATTTTGGACACGCAAAAAGATTTATCATCGTTGATTTATATGATGATGGAAATTATTTTGTCCGTGAAGTCAGAGAATGTATAAATGCATGTGGAGGCGATGATTTTAACGACAGAATGAATATTGTAATAGACAAAATCAAAGATTGCGAGGCAGTCTTCGTATGCATGATAGGAAATGCAGCCATAATGCGGCTCAAAGAAAGAGGAATCAAAGCATACGTAAACCCCAGCTTTATAGAAGATGTGCTTAAAGATTATTTGATAAATTCCGTTGGTGGTGATTAA
- a CDS encoding radical SAM protein, which translates to MNKEFNTVGFGHPCFNPDATLYHGRIHLPVAPKCNIKCKYCDRKTGCVNENRPGVTTKVMDPYEAILYAKKMLKREPRISVIGIAGPGDPLYNDETFLTFKLISLEFKDMIKCLSTNGLLLSDKLPLLINCGISTITVTINAIDPNIGQEIYDYAIYKDNTYRGIDAAKVLIEKQLEGIEAACDNGLLVKVNTVLIPGINDKHIDDIAKKIKELGVAIMNIMPLIPQAEFSHLKAPKCNELEKVRHQNSKIISQMYHCRQCRADAAGLLGDDI; encoded by the coding sequence ATGAATAAAGAATTTAATACGGTAGGTTTTGGACACCCATGTTTTAACCCTGATGCGACTTTATATCACGGCAGGATACATCTGCCCGTAGCACCTAAGTGCAATATAAAGTGCAAATACTGCGACAGAAAGACAGGATGCGTAAATGAAAACAGGCCCGGCGTAACAACTAAAGTCATGGATCCGTATGAAGCAATATTATATGCTAAAAAGATGTTAAAAAGAGAGCCTCGCATTTCTGTCATAGGAATAGCAGGCCCCGGCGACCCACTTTACAACGATGAGACATTCTTAACTTTTAAATTGATTTCTTTAGAATTTAAAGATATGATCAAATGCTTAAGCACAAATGGACTGCTTTTAAGCGATAAGCTACCTCTTCTAATAAACTGCGGCATAAGTACAATCACAGTGACAATAAATGCTATAGATCCCAACATAGGTCAAGAAATATACGATTATGCAATTTATAAAGATAATACGTATAGAGGAATAGATGCAGCAAAAGTGCTTATAGAAAAACAGCTAGAAGGCATAGAAGCTGCTTGTGACAACGGCTTACTTGTGAAGGTCAATACTGTCTTGATACCTGGCATAAACGATAAGCACATAGATGATATAGCAAAAAAAATAAAGGAACTTGGTGTTGCCATCATGAACATAATGCCGCTTATTCCACAAGCTGAATTTTCACATTTAAAAGCTCCCAAGTGCAATGAACTTGAAAAAGTGAGGCATCAAAATTCAAAAATTATAAGTCAGATGTACCACTGCAGACAGTGCAGAGCTGATGCGGCAGGACTTTTAGGTGATGACATATGA